A genome region from Mastacembelus armatus chromosome 8, fMasArm1.2, whole genome shotgun sequence includes the following:
- the tbcd gene encoding tubulin-specific chaperone D isoform X3 codes for MTRPDVKQKHLADFLDWSLTTISQTNDQLLRDIVVLDGALQSLAKVFKHGKRDDLLQYAPTVLQCLEQKHLSESSEAMLRKLGVKLIQRLGLNFLKPRLATWRYQRGSRSLAANLAMSQSTTATSAVTSGLESQEQEEDYDIPEEVETVIEHLLVGLKDKETIVRWSAAKGIGRVTGRLPKDLADEVVGSVMDCFSFQETDNAWHGGCLALAELGRRGLLLPSRLTDVVPLIIKSLTYEEKRGACSVGSNVRDAACYVCWSFARAYEPKELEPFVNQIASALLITAVFDRNVNCRRAASAAFQENVGRQGTFPHGIDILTAADYYAVGNLSNCYLNISVYIASFPEYTKAMIDHLISMKINHWHSVIRELATKALHNLTPQAPDYMATTVLSQLLPMAVGIDLHGRHGAILACAEITHALYKLGLQTNRTVVDMISSECVDALKNIHQMLHDRKQYRGFGGELMRPAMCGLIEKLSLSKMPFKNEPVIAGWQWLIDDTIKTLHLISSGAKDGIIAAVVSALSALCEEYYQAQAGQADSQIQDVLVSQYIEGLQSPQMLIRSGSALALGCLPRFMIHSKLKQIFEGLQQMCTVSQKEGSFTEARRDAVKAIAQVCTKAGVCANGSPDSALCSENVADVYGTLLQSMNDYTKDSRGDVGAWVREAAATSLMDVTVLVASSAPEILSPDLVKCMMCCLAQQAAEKIDRYRAHAGNIFLHLLHSTEPAVPHIPHREELLSIFPVETTTSLNWNAPSEAFQHITQLLRLPHYQYHTLLGLTVSVGGITESTVHFSSQSLFDYLKGIQNNCAALLQFGDTLLSIFRDNLRNDRVVIPFLNMLNQMLANSCFEIFTTQENHQFCVDLLALCKESKKSKDISKLRACVAVFCGLIQFQGEVRKKVLSQLLMLLCHPFPMIRKTTASQMYEMLLTYDDVIDPVVLDDVMTLLSDANWESDMETVRANRNQICDWLGVPRPQIVGKQSAPQVS; via the exons ATGACTCGCCCTGATGTGAAACAAAAGCACCTTGCTGACTTTTTAGACTGGAGTCTCACCACCATATCCCAGACCAATGATCAGTTACTGAGAGACATCGTGGTCCTGGATGGGGCTCTGCAGTCTCTG GCAAAGGTTTTCAAACATGGAAAACGAGATGACCTCCTGCAGTATG CTCCTACAGTTCTTCAGTGCTTGGAACAGAAACATCTATCTGAGAGCAGTGAGGCTATGCTGAGGAAACTCGGGGTCAAACTAATTCAGAGACTTGGCCTTAACTTCCTGAAACCACGTTTGGCCACTTGGAG ATACCAGAGAGGAAGCCGCTCCTTGGCAGCAAACCTTGCCATGTCCCAGTCTACTACAGCTACCAGTGCTGTGACTTCTGGACTGGAGAGTCAAGAACAAGAGGAGGACTATGACATACCTGAGGAAGTGGAGACAGTTATTG AGCATCTGCTGGTGGGACTGAAAGATAAGGAAACAATTGTGCGCTGGTCTGCAGCTAAGGG CATTGGGAGGGTGACTGGGAGGCTTCCCAAGGATCTAGCAGATGAGGTAGTTGGATCAGTGATGGACTGCTTCAG CTTTCAGGAAACAGACAATGCTTGGCATGGAGGCTGCCTGGCACTGGCAGAACTTGGTAGAAGAGGCCTGCTGCTTCCCTCCAGATTGACAGATG TCGTGCCACTCATTATCAAGTCCCTGACCTACGAGGAAAAGAGGGGGGCATGCAGCGTTGGTTCCAATGTGCGTGACGCTGCCTGCTATGTGTGCTGGTCTTTTGCCAGGGCTTATGAACCCAAGGAACTCGAGCCTTTTGTCAATCAAATTGCCAG TGCTTTGTTGATCACAGCTGTGTTTGATCGAAATGTGAACTGCCGCAGAGCTGCCTCA GCTGCTTTCCAGGAAAATGTCGGCAGACAG GGGACATTTCCTCATGGTATTGACATCTTGACTGCAGCAGACTACTACGCTGTTGGGAACCTCAGCAACTGCTATTTGAACATTAG TGTTTACATAGCCAGTTTCCCAGAGTACACCAAAGCCATGATAGACCATTTAATATCCATGAAGATTAACCACTGGCACAG TGTGATCCGGGAGCTTGCCACTAAGGCACTGCATAACCTGACGCCTCAAGCGCCCGATTATATGGCAACAACTG TTTTGTCACAGCTGCTCCCTATGGCAGTGGGAATTGACCTCCACGGTCGCCATGGAGCCATCCTGGCATGTGCAGAGATCACACATGCTCTGTACAAACTGGGCCTTCAAACGAACAG AACTGTGGTGGACATGATTTCCTCAGAATGTGTGGATGCATTAAAGAACATCCACCAGATG CTACATGACAGGAAACAGTACAG GGGGTTTGGAGGAGAACTAATGAGGCCAGCAA TGTGTGGTCTCATAGAAAAGTTGTCCCTGTCCAAAATGCCTTTTAAGAATGAACCTGTCATTG CTGGCTGGCAGTGGCTTATTGATGACACCATAAAAACTCTGCATCTCATTTCTAGTGGAGCCAAGGATGGCATTATA GCTGCAGTGGTATCAGCCTTGTCTGCTTTGTGTGAGGAATACTACCAGGCCCAGGCAGGACAGGCTGACTCACAAATACAGG ATGTCCTGGTATCTCAGTACATTGAAGGATTGCAGAGTCCACAGATGCTCATTCGTAGTGGATCTGCCCTTGCCCTTGGGTGCCTGCCAAGATTTATGATCCATAGCAAGCTAAAGCAG atcTTTGAAGGGCTCCAGCAGATGTGCACTGTAAGCCAGAAAGAAGGGagttttacagaggcgagaaGAGATGCAGTCAAAGCCATTGCTCA AGTGTGTACGAAGGCAGGTGTTTGTGCCAATGGCTCCCCAGACTCTGCCTTGTGCTCAGAGAATGTAGCTGACGTGTACGGCACTTTGCTCCAAAGCATGAACGACTACACAAAAGACAGCAGAGGGGATGTAGGGGCCTG GGTGAGAGAGGCGGCAGCAACTAGTCTGATGGATGTGACTGTGCTGGTGGCGAGCAGTGCTCCAGAGATTCTCTCACCAGACCT GGTGAAGTGTATGATGTGTTGCCTGGCTCAGCAGGCGGCAGAGAAGATTGACCGATACAGGGCTCATGCTGGCAACATCTTTCTGCATCTCCTGCACAGCACAGAGCCTGCAGTACCCCATATCCCCCACCGGGAGGAGCTCTTGAGCATTTTTCCTGT TGAGACCACAACTAGCCTGAATTGGAATGCTCCATCTGAAGCTTTCCAGCATATCACCCAGCTGCTGAGGCTGCCTCACTATCAATACCACACTCTGCTGGGGCTTACTGTGTCTGTGGGAGGGATCACTGAGTCCACA GTACATTTTTCCTCCCAGTCATTGTTTGACTATCTGAAAGGGATCCAGAACAATTGTGCTGCTCTGTTGCAGTTTGGAGATACATTGCTGAGTATCTTCAGAGACAACCTCCGCAATGACAG GGTGGTTATTCCGTTTCTTAATATGCTCAATCAGATGCTTGCCAACAGCTGCTTTGAAATCTTTACCACACAAGAGAA TCATCAGTTCTGTGTGGATCTCCTGGCTCTTTGCAAAGAGTCCAAGAAGTCCAAAGATATTTCGAAGCTGCGTGCCTGTGTAGCTGT CTTCTGTGGACTGATCCAATTCCAGGGTGAGGTGAGGAAAAAAGTTTTGTCCCAGCTGCTGATGCTACTCTGCCATCCCTTCCCCATG aTAAGAAAGACCACAGCCAGCCAGATGTACGAGATGCTGCTGACCTACGATGATGTTATAGATCCAGTGGTATTGGATGATGTCATGACCCTGCTAAGTGATGCTAATTG GGAGAGTGACATGGAAACTGTACGGGCCAACAGGAATCAGATTTGTGATTGGTTGGGAGTCCCTAGGCCACAGATCGTCGGCAAG CAGAGCGCTCCCCAGGTTTCCTGA
- the znf750 gene encoding zinc finger protein 750, with the protein METPQERKPKRPHYIPRPPGKPFKYQCFQCPFTCNEKSHLFNHMKYNLCKNSISLMSQKNGQTSRQVKAVATGVPVKSKDCLSPLPLAQNNRPEKQGAEENKAESKDDTEVDVGCDSPAIKDGQSVTKPNTVTEEEKSESNEAKSLPRPSAFSPVTPNRDGAEAFKSSVQHSEDSQTPAPTFNHPGFPWGTVSSSISLKPFPPPIVPEYSPYLLPDRPLYPPYYLSGNHPANDPNSRFRPEFLDPQRPVMPQPISPPHTSLFHPYSYRYCHPIHPGPPLHYTLYRPQDLSISITGPRYIPLELYGQTLGPKDYDLCMHSRSSHNSLKTSTEGQSNHGQTGDKATRLSPKEGCSASGSPDRPTHAHSIQRDTEALHYTNMDESQTTTHPGHTAPAMTLIHSDQREKESAESLLQLRNLHVDRGSAESSRHSSVKAAEPCHETTSDLDDEDSREDLTPLNLSTRNPNKEKCPSDCRLTCSDTEKLDEVPLNLSIRATHNSPVHSSANTSEDLQQKPGIYMCEESCDQRQTAALALCQLAIASSAASSRDFSTADRPPKDSPDSRSLGSQEKTKHTKATGTKRANSRQAENNCHKPNKRAKAPGRALRRRPRCC; encoded by the exons ATGGAAACCCCTCAGGAACGCAAGCCAAAAAGGCCCCACTACATTCCCCGACCGCCAGGCAAGCCCTTCAAGTACCAGTGTTTCCAGTGTCCATTCACCTGTAATGAAAAGTCCCATCTCTTCAACCACATGAAATACAACTTGTGTAAAAACTCCATCTCCCTGATGTCACAGAAAAATGGGCAAACATCCCGACAGGTCAAGGCTGTGGCAACGGGAGTCCCCGTCAAATCTAAGGACTGCCTAAGCCCCCTGCCATTAGCTCAGAACAACAGACCTGAGAAACAGGGAGCTGAGGAGAACAAAGCTGAGAGCAAGGATGACACAGAAGTAGATGTCGGGTGTGACAGTCCAGCCATTAAGGACGGCCAAAGTGTGACAAAACCAAATACAgttacagaagaagaaaagagtgaaagtAATGAGGCCAAATCTCTGCCGCGCCCATCTGCCTTCTCTCCTGTCACACCCAACCGTGACGGAGCAGAAGCCTTCAAGTCATCTGTGCAGCATTCAGAGGATTCACAAACTCCTGCTCCCACTTTCAACCATCCAGGCTTCCCATGGGGGACAGTTTCATCATCGATTTCCTTAAAACCTTTCCCACCTCCCATCGTTCCTGAATACTCTCCATATCTCCTGCCTGACCGACCTCTGTATCCACCGTACTACCTCTCAGGAAATCACCCTGCAAATGATCCCAACTCTCGTTTCCGGCCAGAGTTTCTGGATCCCCAGAGGCCTGTGATGCCACAACCAATTTCCCCACCTCACACTTCACTCTTTCATCCATACAGTTACAGATACTGCCACCCAATTCACCCAGGACCTCCTCTGCATTATACACTGTACAGGCCTCAGGATCTCTCTATATCAATTACAGGGCCCAGATATATTCCTCTGGAATTGTATGGCCAGACCCTGGGCCCCAAGGATTATGACTTATGCATGCACTCACGTTCCAGTCACAACAGCCTCAAAACATCTACAGAAGGGCAAAGCAACCATGGGCAAACTGGAGACAAAGCAACCAGACTAAGCCCAAAAGAGGGATGTTCAGCCTCAGGGTCCCCTGACAGACCCACCCACGCACACAGCAtccagagagacacagaggcCTTGCATTACACCAATATGGATGAGTCACAGACCACCACCCACCCAGGACACACAGCTCCAGCCATGACACTGATCCATTCTGACCAAAGAGAAAAGGAGTCTGCAGAAAGCTTGCTGCAGTTAAGAAATCTGCATGTGGACCGAGg ATCAGCCGAGAGCAGCAGACATTCCTCTGTGAAAGCTGCTGAGCCATGTCATGAAACTACATCAGACCTGGATGAtgaggacagcagagaagatcTGACTCCCCTCAACCTCTCAACAAGAAAcccaaataaagaaaaatgtccaTCTGACTGCAGGCTGACATgctcagacacagagaaactgGATGAGGTGCCTTTGAATCTCAGCATTCGAGCCACCCACAACAGCCCTGTACACAGCTCTGCCAATACTTCAGAAGATCTGCAGCAGAAGCCAGGCATCTACATGTGTGAAGAATCATGTGACCAGAGGCAGACTGCAGCACTGGCACTCTGTCAGCTAGCCATCGCAAGCTCTGCTGCCTCTTCACGTGACTTCAGCACTGCTGATAGGCCTCCAAAGGATTCCCCTGACTCTAGAAGCCTTGGATCTCAAGAGAAGACCAAGCACACCAAGGCAACTGGCACAAAAAGAGCAAACAGTCGCCAGGCTGAAAACAACTGCCATAAACCAAACAAGAGAGCAAAAGCACCTGGACGGGCTCTGAGGAGGAGGCCTCGTTGCTGCTAA